In a single window of the Salvelinus fontinalis isolate EN_2023a unplaced genomic scaffold, ASM2944872v1 scaffold_0023, whole genome shotgun sequence genome:
- the LOC129842198 gene encoding protein Hikeshi-like isoform X1 translates to MFGCLVAGRLVQTDAQQVAGDKFVFNLPDYENVNHVVVFMLGTVPFPAGMGGAVYFSFPDPVGGQVWQLLGFITNDKPSAIFKISQLKPGEGGEHPFGMMTVPQLASVAQVGVSIEPLEQLVQQTPVSGATVCAVDSFMQFTQKMLDSLYNFSSSFAVSQSQMTPNPSEMFIPASSILKWYENFQRRMAQNPNFWKT, encoded by the exons ATGTTTGGATGTTTGGTTGCTGGTAGATTG GTCCAGACCGATGCCCAGCAGGTTGCTGGTGACAAGTTTGTCTTCAACCTACCAGACTATGAGAATGTGAACCATGTAGTGGTGTTCATGTTGGGCACAGTGCCTTTCCCTGCGGGGATGGGTGGAGCCGTCTACTTCTCCTTCCCGGACCCTGTCGGTGGGCAGGTCTGGCAGCTCCTGGGTTTCATCACCAACGACAAGCCAAGTGCCATCTTTAAAATATCTCAATTAAAACCAG GTGAGGGTGGAGAGCATCCATTTGGGATGATGACAGTACCTCAGCTTGCCTCCGTGGCCCAAGTTGGTGTGTCTATTGAGCCTTTGGAGCAGCTGGTCCAACAGACGCCTGTATCAGGTGCCACTGTGTGCGCTGTTGACTCCTTTATGCAG ttCACTCAGAAGATGCTGGACAGTTTGTATAATTTCTCCTCGTCTTTTGCCGTTTCCCAGTCGCAGATGACTCCAAACCCCTCAGAAATGTTCATCCCTGCCAGTTCCATCCTCAAATG GTATGAGAACTTCCAGAGGCGCATGGCTCAAAACCCTAATTTCTGGAAGACTTGA
- the LOC129842198 gene encoding protein Hikeshi-like isoform X2, with the protein MLGTVPFPAGMGGAVYFSFPDPVGGQVWQLLGFITNDKPSAIFKISQLKPGEGGEHPFGMMTVPQLASVAQVGVSIEPLEQLVQQTPVSGATVCAVDSFMQFTQKMLDSLYNFSSSFAVSQSQMTPNPSEMFIPASSILKWYENFQRRMAQNPNFWKT; encoded by the exons ATGTTGGGCACAGTGCCTTTCCCTGCGGGGATGGGTGGAGCCGTCTACTTCTCCTTCCCGGACCCTGTCGGTGGGCAGGTCTGGCAGCTCCTGGGTTTCATCACCAACGACAAGCCAAGTGCCATCTTTAAAATATCTCAATTAAAACCAG GTGAGGGTGGAGAGCATCCATTTGGGATGATGACAGTACCTCAGCTTGCCTCCGTGGCCCAAGTTGGTGTGTCTATTGAGCCTTTGGAGCAGCTGGTCCAACAGACGCCTGTATCAGGTGCCACTGTGTGCGCTGTTGACTCCTTTATGCAG ttCACTCAGAAGATGCTGGACAGTTTGTATAATTTCTCCTCGTCTTTTGCCGTTTCCCAGTCGCAGATGACTCCAAACCCCTCAGAAATGTTCATCCCTGCCAGTTCCATCCTCAAATG GTATGAGAACTTCCAGAGGCGCATGGCTCAAAACCCTAATTTCTGGAAGACTTGA